From Vidua macroura isolate BioBank_ID:100142 chromosome 30, ASM2450914v1, whole genome shotgun sequence, one genomic window encodes:
- the LOC128820685 gene encoding olfactory receptor 14J1-like, translating to MPFLTFHDAQSEEMSNSSSISHFLLLALAETRQLQLLHFCLLLGISLAALLGNGLIISAVACGHHLHTPMFFFLLNLALSDLGSICTTVPKAMHNSLWDTSTISYTACAAQLFFFGFYAETEYFLLTIMCYDRYVSVCKPLHYGTLLGSRACAHMAAAAWASAFLNALMHTANTFSLPLCHGNALGQFFCEIPQILKLSCSKSHLRELGLLAVSACLLFGCFVFIVFSYVQIFRAVLRIPSEQGRHKAFSTCLPHLAVVSLFLSTGTFAHLKPPSMSSPSLDLSVSVLYSVVPPALNPLIYSLRNQELKAAVWRLMTGWFQEH from the coding sequence ATGccttttttaacatttcatgaTGCCCAGAGTGAagaaatgtccaacagcagctccatcagccacttcctcctgctggcactggcagagacacggcagctgcagctcctgcacttctgcctcttgctgggcatctccctggctgccctcctgggcaacggcctcatcatcagcgccgtagcctgcggccaccacctgcacacgcccatgttcttcttcctgctcaacctggccctcagcgacctgggctccatctgcaccactgtccccaaagccatgcacaattccctctgggacaccagcaccatctcctacacagcatgtgctgctcagctctttttttttggtttctatGCAGAAACAGAGTATTTCCTGctgaccatcatgtgctacgaccgctacgtgtccgtctgcaaacccctgcactacgggaccctcctgggcagcagagcttgtgcccacatggcagcagctgcctgggccagtgcctttctcaatGCTCTCATGCACacagccaatacattttccctgcccctgtgccatggcaatgccctgggccagttcttctgtgaaatcccacagatcctcaagctctcctgctccaaatcccacCTCAGGGAACTTGGGCTTCTTGCTGTTAGTGCCTGTTTgttatttggttgttttgtgttcattgttttctcctatgtgcagatcttcagggctgtgctgaggatcccctctgagcagggacggcacaaagccttttccacctgcctccctcacctggccgtGGTCTCTCTGTTCTTAAGCACTGGTACATTTGCTCACCTGAAGCCCCCCTCGatgtcctccccatccctggatctgtcagtgtcagttctgtactcggtggtgcctccagccctgaaccccctcatctacagcctgaggaaccaggagctcaaggctgcagtgtggagactGATGACTGGATGGTTTCAGGAACATTAA